In the Leptotrichia sp. oral taxon 212 genome, one interval contains:
- a CDS encoding DUF695 domain-containing protein, which produces MKKIFNEIRQNWNFYMCRVDDKPASIRLNLSLYDIAPVEDYNHRISLFINMNNPTENGLSSNEEYPILCDIEDEVINRLETLEDIFAGTVKSQGRLELHVFTKEPEKSEELCKEALKKFPNYQWNCSVAEDVKWDIYFNFLYPDIYSYKAMMNRSVIENLMKQGDNLEKEREIDHWLYFYSEESLNLAAKKVEELGYKILSSKKMEDETDTYQINISRMDNVVFNHINEVVWELVEIAESLNGYYDGWGCTVAE; this is translated from the coding sequence TTGAAAAAAATTTTTAATGAAATAAGACAAAACTGGAACTTTTATATGTGCCGTGTAGATGATAAGCCAGCCTCTATCCGTCTTAACTTGTCTTTATATGATATAGCGCCTGTTGAAGATTATAATCATAGAATCAGCCTATTCATAAATATGAATAATCCTACTGAAAATGGACTTTCATCTAATGAAGAATACCCGATTTTATGTGATATTGAAGATGAAGTAATAAATAGACTGGAAACTTTGGAAGATATATTTGCAGGAACTGTAAAATCACAGGGAAGACTTGAACTTCACGTTTTTACTAAAGAACCTGAAAAAAGTGAAGAGCTTTGTAAAGAAGCATTAAAAAAATTCCCGAATTATCAGTGGAACTGTTCAGTAGCTGAAGATGTAAAATGGGATATTTATTTTAATTTTCTTTATCCTGATATTTATTCCTATAAAGCGATGATGAACAGAAGTGTTATAGAAAATTTAATGAAACAGGGGGACAATCTCGAAAAAGAACGTGAAATAGACCACTGGCTTTATTTTTATTCAGAAGAAAGCCTAAATTTGGCTGCAAAAAAAGTAGAAGAACTGGGCTATAAAATTCTTTCAAGCAAAAAGATGGAAGATGAGACAGATACTTATCAGATTAATATTTCAAGAATGGATAATGTTGTATTCAATCATATAAATGAAGTTGTATGGGAACTTGTAGAAATTGCCGAATCCTTAAATGGATATTATGATGGCTGGGGATGTACTGTTGCGGAGTAG
- a CDS encoding immunity 26/phosphotriesterase HocA family protein, with translation MIFELTNEQRKYLGLIPVEEHWELVKFDNGIYYYFEDDTIKKEIKVSKNYYHEAELNEKTAENRTMILPKTKRGKIKKFNYTATQSFSPFGTYFTFSTDGVIIANYTSQRTYYSEIFSEKEKISIDDLKKWLDKWMKETTEEDLKEIEEFKNAKRKHYKFNEGDFFAFKISRREWCFGRILMDVSKLRKDENFEKNKNYGLAHLMGKPLIIKVYHKISDNKNIDLKELSKCLALPSQAIMDNIFYYGEAIILGNLPLKPEENDMFISVSESISGIDKNIAYLQYGLIYREIPLSDYEKLIKDLKIGAQTLRREGIGFVIDTYKLKECIEAKSNSLFWEKYKKRNVPDLKNPDYIELKRKIFKAFGLDADKTYEENLKMLEVK, from the coding sequence TTGATATTTGAATTGACTAATGAACAAAGAAAATATTTAGGACTTATTCCTGTAGAAGAACATTGGGAACTTGTAAAGTTTGACAATGGTATCTATTATTATTTTGAAGATGATACTATAAAAAAAGAAATAAAAGTTAGCAAGAATTATTATCATGAAGCTGAATTAAATGAAAAAACAGCAGAAAATCGTACAATGATACTTCCTAAAACTAAAAGAGGAAAAATAAAAAAGTTTAATTATACAGCGACTCAATCTTTTTCTCCTTTTGGAACTTATTTTACTTTTTCAACTGATGGAGTAATTATTGCAAATTACACTTCGCAAAGAACTTATTATTCAGAAATATTTAGTGAAAAGGAAAAGATATCTATAGATGATTTAAAAAAATGGTTAGATAAATGGATGAAAGAAACTACTGAAGAAGATTTAAAAGAAATTGAAGAATTTAAAAATGCTAAAAGAAAGCATTATAAATTTAATGAAGGTGATTTCTTTGCTTTTAAAATCAGTAGAAGAGAATGGTGCTTTGGTAGAATTTTAATGGATGTTTCTAAACTAAGAAAAGATGAAAATTTTGAAAAGAACAAAAACTATGGTTTAGCTCATCTTATGGGAAAACCTTTAATAATAAAAGTCTATCATAAGATAAGTGATAATAAAAATATTGATTTGAAAGAATTATCTAAGTGTTTGGCATTGCCTTCACAAGCTATTATGGATAATATTTTTTATTATGGAGAAGCTATTATTTTGGGTAATTTACCTTTAAAACCTGAAGAAAATGATATGTTTATTTCAGTTAGTGAAAGTATAAGTGGTATAGATAAAAATATCGCATACTTACAATATGGACTTATATATAGAGAAATTCCTCTTTCTGATTATGAAAAACTTATTAAAGACTTAAAAATTGGTGCTCAAACTCTTAGAAGAGAAGGAATAGGTTTTGTAATAGATACCTATAAATTAAAGGAATGTATAGAAGCAAAGTCCAATTCTCTTTTCTGGGAAAAATATAAAAAACGTAATGTACCTGATTTGAAAAATCCAGATTATATAGAATTGAAAAGAAAAATTTTTAAAGCCTTTGGACTTGATGCAGATAAAACTTATGAGGAGAATTTAAAAATGTTGGAGGTTAAATAA